Proteins co-encoded in one Capsicum annuum cultivar UCD-10X-F1 chromosome 9, UCD10Xv1.1, whole genome shotgun sequence genomic window:
- the LOC107848672 gene encoding terpene synthase 17-like isoform X3: protein MELCTQTVATDEFIISRRAGNHHPTAWGDHFLVYADLPVANEEEEKKHEDLKEEVRKMLVMTPSKSLQKLDLINTIQRLGVAYHFEHEIEESLSYMYTHYQEWISEFDGNDLHAISLCFRLLRQQGYYVSCDAFRRLTNDQGNFKKELVNNVHGMLSLYEAAQYRVHGEVILDEALNFTITQLKLILPKLSDSQLAQQVNDALKFSIKDGIVRVETRKYISFYHENEVLLNFAKLDFNILQKLHKKELCEITRWWKELEIVKSLPYIRDKVAEAYFWSLSVYFEPQYSVARKLLTKIVYIITIIDDTYDIYGTLDELTLFTETIERWNIDASEQLPLYMKIIYLNLLDVYNEIEKELANENKSFLVNYSIKEIKKMTRAYFQEAKWYHEKKVPTMEKYMKNGIITGGLLLLASTFWLGIGKIATKDAFDWMATEPSILVAGSLIGRLLNDLKSHEGS, encoded by the exons ATGGAGTTGTGCACACAAACCGTTGCAACTGATGAGTTTATAATTAGTCGTCGCGCTGGCAATCATCATCCTACTGCTTGGGGAGATCATTTTCTTGTGTATGCCGATCTACCG GTAGCTAatgaggaggaagagaagaaacatGAAGACCTAAAAGAAGAAGTGAGAAAGATGCTAGTGATGACTCCTTCAAAATCTTTGCAAAAGCTTGATCTCATCAACACAATTCAACGTCTTGGTGTAGCTTATCATTTTGAACATGAGATTGAGGAATCATTGAGTTATATGTACACTCATTATCAAGAATGGATTAGTGAATTTGATGGCAATGACCTTCATGCTATCTCTCTATGCTTTCGATTACTTAGGCAACAAGGTTATTACGTTTCTTGTG ATGCTTTTAGGAGGCTCACTAACGACCAAGGAAATTTCAAGAAAGAATTGGTCAACAATGTGCATGGAATGTTGAGTTTATATGAGGCAGCACAATATAGAGTACATGGCGAAGTAATTCTGGATGAAGCATTGAATTTCACCATCACTCAATTGAagctaattttgcctaaattgaGCGATTCCCAGCTTGCACAACAAGTCAACGACGCACTGAAGTTTTCAATTAAAGATGGTATAGTGAGGGTAGAAACAAGGAAATACATATCATTTTATCATGAAAATGAGGTGTTACTAAACTTTGCCAAATTAGACTTTAACATCTTGCAAAAGTTGCATAAAAAGGAGCTATGTGAAATCACAAG GTGGTGGAAAGAAttggaaatagtaaaatcatTACCTTATATAAGAGACAAAGTGGCAGAGGCTTACTTTTggagtttaagtgtctactttgAGCCTCAGTACAGCGTTGCAAGGAAATTATTAACAAAAATTGTAtacattattactattattgatGACACATATGATATCTATGGGACACTAGATGAACTTACTCTCTTCACAGAGACAATTGAAAG GTGGAATATTGATGCGTCAGAACAATTACCATTATATATGAAGATTATTTACCTCAATCTTTTAGATGTTTACAATGAAATTGAGAAAGAGTTGGCAAATGAAAACAAGTCATTTCTAGTCAACTATTCCATAAAAGAG ATAAAAAAGATGACAAGAGCTTACTTTCAAGAGGCAAAATGGTATCATGAGAAGAAAGTACCAACAATGGAAAAGTATATGAAGAATGGAATTATAACAGGTGGTCTCCTATTGCTGGCAAGTACTTTTTGGTTAGGCATAGGAAAAATAGCAACTAAAGATGCATTTGATTGGATGGCAACTGAACCATCAATACTTGTTGCTGGTTCTCTCATTGGAAGATTACTCAATGATCTTAAATCACATGAG GGATCCTGA
- the LOC107848672 gene encoding terpene synthase 17-like isoform X2: protein MELCTQTVATDEFIISRRAGNHHPTAWGDHFLVYADLPVANEEEEKKHEDLKEEVRKMLVMTPSKSLQKLDLINTIQRLGVAYHFEHEIEESLSYMYTHYQEWISEFDGNDLHAISLCFRLLRQQGYYVSCDAFRRLTNDQGNFKKELVNNVHGMLSLYEAAQYRVHGEVILDEALNFTITQLKLILPKLSDSQLAQQVNDALKFSIKDGIVRVETRKYISFYHENEVLLNFAKLDFNILQKLHKKELCEITRWNIDASEQLPLYMKIIYLNLLDVYNEIEKELANENKSFLVNYSIKEIKKMTRAYFQEAKWYHEKKVPTMEKYMKNGIITGGLLLLASTFWLGIGKIATKDAFDWMATEPSILVAGSLIGRLLNDLKSHEEEQKRGDVAKAVECYMNEYNVTKEEAYMKIRNMIENYWNVLNEEYLKLTGVIPRVLLMSIVNFTRAVEFLYKDEDAFTCSKNNLKDVISVMLIDPII from the exons ATGGAGTTGTGCACACAAACCGTTGCAACTGATGAGTTTATAATTAGTCGTCGCGCTGGCAATCATCATCCTACTGCTTGGGGAGATCATTTTCTTGTGTATGCCGATCTACCG GTAGCTAatgaggaggaagagaagaaacatGAAGACCTAAAAGAAGAAGTGAGAAAGATGCTAGTGATGACTCCTTCAAAATCTTTGCAAAAGCTTGATCTCATCAACACAATTCAACGTCTTGGTGTAGCTTATCATTTTGAACATGAGATTGAGGAATCATTGAGTTATATGTACACTCATTATCAAGAATGGATTAGTGAATTTGATGGCAATGACCTTCATGCTATCTCTCTATGCTTTCGATTACTTAGGCAACAAGGTTATTACGTTTCTTGTG ATGCTTTTAGGAGGCTCACTAACGACCAAGGAAATTTCAAGAAAGAATTGGTCAACAATGTGCATGGAATGTTGAGTTTATATGAGGCAGCACAATATAGAGTACATGGCGAAGTAATTCTGGATGAAGCATTGAATTTCACCATCACTCAATTGAagctaattttgcctaaattgaGCGATTCCCAGCTTGCACAACAAGTCAACGACGCACTGAAGTTTTCAATTAAAGATGGTATAGTGAGGGTAGAAACAAGGAAATACATATCATTTTATCATGAAAATGAGGTGTTACTAAACTTTGCCAAATTAGACTTTAACATCTTGCAAAAGTTGCATAAAAAGGAGCTATGTGAAATCACAAG GTGGAATATTGATGCGTCAGAACAATTACCATTATATATGAAGATTATTTACCTCAATCTTTTAGATGTTTACAATGAAATTGAGAAAGAGTTGGCAAATGAAAACAAGTCATTTCTAGTCAACTATTCCATAAAAGAG ATAAAAAAGATGACAAGAGCTTACTTTCAAGAGGCAAAATGGTATCATGAGAAGAAAGTACCAACAATGGAAAAGTATATGAAGAATGGAATTATAACAGGTGGTCTCCTATTGCTGGCAAGTACTTTTTGGTTAGGCATAGGAAAAATAGCAACTAAAGATGCATTTGATTGGATGGCAACTGAACCATCAATACTTGTTGCTGGTTCTCTCATTGGAAGATTACTCAATGATCTTAAATCACATGAG GAAGAACAAAAAAGAGGAGATGTAGCTAAAGCCGTTGAATGTTATATGAATGAATATAACGTCACAAAAGAAGAAGCATATATGAAAATAAGGAATATGATAGAGAATTATTGGAATGTTTTGAATGAAGAATACCTCAAACTCACAGGCGTTATACCAAGGGTTTTACTCATGTCTATAGTTAATTTTACAAGAGCAGTAGAATTTCTATATAAAGATGAAGATGCTTTTACATGTTCCAAAAATAACTTAAAAGACGTCATTTCGGTGATGTTAATTGATCCTATCATATAG
- the LOC107848672 gene encoding terpene synthase 17-like isoform X1: MELCTQTVATDEFIISRRAGNHHPTAWGDHFLVYADLPVANEEEEKKHEDLKEEVRKMLVMTPSKSLQKLDLINTIQRLGVAYHFEHEIEESLSYMYTHYQEWISEFDGNDLHAISLCFRLLRQQGYYVSCDAFRRLTNDQGNFKKELVNNVHGMLSLYEAAQYRVHGEVILDEALNFTITQLKLILPKLSDSQLAQQVNDALKFSIKDGIVRVETRKYISFYHENEVLLNFAKLDFNILQKLHKKELCEITRWWKELEIVKSLPYIRDKVAEAYFWSLSVYFEPQYSVARKLLTKIVYIITIIDDTYDIYGTLDELTLFTETIERWNIDASEQLPLYMKIIYLNLLDVYNEIEKELANENKSFLVNYSIKEIKKMTRAYFQEAKWYHEKKVPTMEKYMKNGIITGGLLLLASTFWLGIGKIATKDAFDWMATEPSILVAGSLIGRLLNDLKSHEEEQKRGDVAKAVECYMNEYNVTKEEAYMKIRNMIENYWNVLNEEYLKLTGVIPRVLLMSIVNFTRAVEFLYKDEDAFTCSKNNLKDVISVMLIDPII, translated from the exons ATGGAGTTGTGCACACAAACCGTTGCAACTGATGAGTTTATAATTAGTCGTCGCGCTGGCAATCATCATCCTACTGCTTGGGGAGATCATTTTCTTGTGTATGCCGATCTACCG GTAGCTAatgaggaggaagagaagaaacatGAAGACCTAAAAGAAGAAGTGAGAAAGATGCTAGTGATGACTCCTTCAAAATCTTTGCAAAAGCTTGATCTCATCAACACAATTCAACGTCTTGGTGTAGCTTATCATTTTGAACATGAGATTGAGGAATCATTGAGTTATATGTACACTCATTATCAAGAATGGATTAGTGAATTTGATGGCAATGACCTTCATGCTATCTCTCTATGCTTTCGATTACTTAGGCAACAAGGTTATTACGTTTCTTGTG ATGCTTTTAGGAGGCTCACTAACGACCAAGGAAATTTCAAGAAAGAATTGGTCAACAATGTGCATGGAATGTTGAGTTTATATGAGGCAGCACAATATAGAGTACATGGCGAAGTAATTCTGGATGAAGCATTGAATTTCACCATCACTCAATTGAagctaattttgcctaaattgaGCGATTCCCAGCTTGCACAACAAGTCAACGACGCACTGAAGTTTTCAATTAAAGATGGTATAGTGAGGGTAGAAACAAGGAAATACATATCATTTTATCATGAAAATGAGGTGTTACTAAACTTTGCCAAATTAGACTTTAACATCTTGCAAAAGTTGCATAAAAAGGAGCTATGTGAAATCACAAG GTGGTGGAAAGAAttggaaatagtaaaatcatTACCTTATATAAGAGACAAAGTGGCAGAGGCTTACTTTTggagtttaagtgtctactttgAGCCTCAGTACAGCGTTGCAAGGAAATTATTAACAAAAATTGTAtacattattactattattgatGACACATATGATATCTATGGGACACTAGATGAACTTACTCTCTTCACAGAGACAATTGAAAG GTGGAATATTGATGCGTCAGAACAATTACCATTATATATGAAGATTATTTACCTCAATCTTTTAGATGTTTACAATGAAATTGAGAAAGAGTTGGCAAATGAAAACAAGTCATTTCTAGTCAACTATTCCATAAAAGAG ATAAAAAAGATGACAAGAGCTTACTTTCAAGAGGCAAAATGGTATCATGAGAAGAAAGTACCAACAATGGAAAAGTATATGAAGAATGGAATTATAACAGGTGGTCTCCTATTGCTGGCAAGTACTTTTTGGTTAGGCATAGGAAAAATAGCAACTAAAGATGCATTTGATTGGATGGCAACTGAACCATCAATACTTGTTGCTGGTTCTCTCATTGGAAGATTACTCAATGATCTTAAATCACATGAG GAAGAACAAAAAAGAGGAGATGTAGCTAAAGCCGTTGAATGTTATATGAATGAATATAACGTCACAAAAGAAGAAGCATATATGAAAATAAGGAATATGATAGAGAATTATTGGAATGTTTTGAATGAAGAATACCTCAAACTCACAGGCGTTATACCAAGGGTTTTACTCATGTCTATAGTTAATTTTACAAGAGCAGTAGAATTTCTATATAAAGATGAAGATGCTTTTACATGTTCCAAAAATAACTTAAAAGACGTCATTTCGGTGATGTTAATTGATCCTATCATATAG